The following are encoded in a window of Peromyscus eremicus chromosome 12, PerEre_H2_v1, whole genome shotgun sequence genomic DNA:
- the Zbtb21 gene encoding zinc finger and BTB domain-containing protein 21 isoform X3, protein MHSVQRAPKHSGEEERRKMCTCQINCRMEGLLHYINPAHAISLLSALNEERLKGQLCDVLLIVGDQKFRAHKNVLAASSEYFQSLFTNKENEAQTVFQLDFCEPDAFDNVLNYIYSSSLFVEKGSLAAVQELGYSLGISFLTNIVAKAPQAPFPACPNRKRVPVEDDETSSQKRSVIVCQGRSEVPGKASGPAVQDLSLAARSSPSGAVKTSTNKPHVAKPPEQLHSLSLTEKSWPKDSAAVYAKSLEQPGALDDPNRGSLVKRNAVLPPKPSQDREATDDKPGVSSQLPKGKAIELALKRPRPPVLSLRSSSETPYLLKETSKGGGQGEDRNLLYYSKLGLVVPSSGPASANQSIDRSGPLVKSLLRRSLSMDSQVPVYSPSIDLKLSQGSSTAANEAPGSVFCAVSQKSSLKDGSEKKALDDRPQALQPHRLRSFSASQSTDREGTSPVTEVRIKTEPSSPLSDPSDIIRVTVGDAATATRDLPLKAEEDQRDISRLPAKRRFQADRRSPLKKARANEHGPSVSEENCEEDRSPPSLDSNFPDSELNREEFEQGNHERLCRNATVCPYCSLRFFSPALKQEHEDRCEYKKLTCLECMRTFKSSFSIWRHQVEVHNQNNMASAENISLPTLDHNGEVAAASRPQAEPTKVNHAAAPKEDTAFSDSSEQVNFDSEDSSCLPEDLSLSKQLKVQVKEEPVEEAEEEAPEASAAPREAGPSKEAGLWPCEKCGKMFTAHKQLERHQELLCSVKPFICHVCHKAFRTNFRLWSHFQSHMSQATEEPAQKEAEVCPVPTNSPSPPPLPPPPPLPKIQPLEPDSPTGLPENPTPATEKLFAPQESDTLFYHAPPLSAITFKRQFMCKLCHRTFKTAFSLWSHEQTHN, encoded by the exons ATGCACAGTGTACAGCGGGCTCCCAAACACtcgggagaggaagagagaaggaagatgtgTACTTGCCAG ATAAACTGCAGGATGGAGGGACTGCTGCATTACATCAACCCAGCACATGCCATCTCTCTGCTCAGCGCCCTCAATGAGGAGCGCCTCAAGGGACAGCTGTGTGATGTACTCCTGATTGTTGGGGACCAGAAGTTCCGAGCTCATAAGAACGTCTTGGCTGCCAGCAGTGAGTACTTCCAGAGTTTATTCACGAATAAGGAGAACGAGGCACAGACTGTCTTTCAGCTGGACTTCTGTGAGCCTGATGCTTTTGACAACGTTCTGAACTACATTTACTCTTCCTCCCTTTTTGTGGAGAAGGGCAGCCTTGCTGCTGTGCAAGAGCTGGGGTATAGCCTTGGTATCTCCTTCCTGACCAACATCGTTGCCAAAGCCCCTCAGGCTCCTTTTCCAGCCTGTCCCAACAGGAAAAGAGTGCCGGTGGAAGATGATGAGACCAGCTCTCAAAAGCGAAGTGTCATCGTGTGTCAGGGCAGAAGCGAAGTGCCAGGGAAAGCCAGTGGTCCAGCCGTGCAGGACCTCAGCCTTGCTGCCCGGTCCTCCCCGAGTGGTGCAGTCAAGACCAGCACCAATAAGCCACATGTGGCCAAGCCGCCAGAGCAGCTTCACAGTCTGTCCTTAACTGAAAAGAGTTGGCCGAAGGATAGTGCTGCGGTATATGCAAAGTCTCTGGAACAGCCTGGGGCTTTGGATGATCCTAACAGGGGCAGTTTGGTTAAGAGAAACGCAGTCCTACCCCCAAAGCCTTCACAAGACAGGGAGGCCACGGACGATAAGCCTGGGGTGAGCAGCCAGCTTCCCAAGGGGAAGGCTATAGAGCTGGCTCTGAAGAGACCACGGCCACCTGTTCTGTCTCTTCGTAGCTCATCTGAGACTCCATATCTCTTAAAAGAAACTAGCAAAGGAGGTGGTCAGGGGGAGGATAGGAACTTGCTGTACTACTCTAAGCTAGGCCTGGTGGTTCCATCCAGTGGGCCTGCTTCTGCAAACCAGAGCATTGACAGAAGTGGCCCATTAGTGAAAAGCCTCCTCAGGCGGTCACTGTCTATGGACAGCCAGGTTCCTGTTTACTCCCCCTCTATAGATTTAAAGTTATCCCAGGGATCATCCACAGCAGCAAATGAGGCACCAGGCAGTGTGTTCTGTGCAGTGTCTCAAAAGTCATCTTTAAAAGATGGCAGTGAAAAAAAAGCCCTGGATGACAGGCCTCAAGCTCTCCAGCCTCATCGCCTCAGGTCCTTTAGTGCTTCTCAGTCAACAGACAGGGAGGGGACCTCCCCTGTGACTGAGGTGCGCATTAAGACTGAGCCTAGCAGCCCTCTGTCGGACCCTTCAGACATCATCCGGGTCACCGTGGGAGATGCAGCAACGGCTACAAGAGACCTGCCCCTCAAAGCAGAGGAAGACCAGAGGGATATTAGCAGACTCCCAGCAAAGAGAAGGTTCCAGGCAGACAGAAGGTCACCCTTGAAGAAAGCAAGGGCAAATGAGCATGGGCCTTCTGTCTCAGAAGAGAACTGTGAGGAGGACAGGAGCCCTCCTTCCCTTGACAGCAACTTCCCAGATTCTGAATTAAACAGAGAGGAGTTTG AGCAAGGCAACCACGAGCGCTTGTGCCGGAACGCCACCGTTTGCCCTTACTGCAGCCTCAGGTTCTTCTCCCCCGCGCTGAAGCAGGAGCATGAGGACAGGTGTGAGTACAAAAAGCTGACCTGCCTGGAGTGTATGCGCACCTTCAAGTCTTCCTTCAGCATCTGGCGGCACCAGGTAGAAGTGCACAACCAGAACAACATGGCTTCAGCAGAGAACATCTCCTTGCCCACCCTGGACCACAACGGTGAAGTGGCAGCTGCTTCCAGGCCTCAGGCTGAGCCTACCAAGGTAAACCATGCGGCTGCTCCAAAAGAGGACACAGCGTTTAGTGACTCTTCAGAGCAAGTGAACTTCGATTCTGAGgattcctcctgcctccctgaAGACTTGAGTCTTTCAAAGCAACTGAAAGTCCAAGTCAAAGAGGAGCCTgtggaggaggctgaggaggaggctCCTGAGGCCAGTGCAGCTCCCAGGGAGGCTGGCCCCAGCAAGGAGGCTGGTCTGTGGCCTTGCGAGAAATGTGGGAAGATGTTCACAGCACACAAGCAGCTGGAGCGACACCAGGAGCTGCTGTGTTCCGTGAAGCCCTTCATCTGCCATGTGTGCCACAAAGCCTTCCGTACCAACTTCCGGCTTTGGAGTCACTTCCAGTCCCACATGTCTCAGGCCACAGAGGAGCCTGCACAGAAAGAGGCTGAGGTGTGTCCTGTGCCCACAAactccccatcaccaccacctctgcctcctccaccacCCTTGCCCAAGATCCAGCCTCTGGAGCCCGACAGCCCCACAGGCCTTCCTGAGAACCCAACCCCAGCCACAGAGAAGCTGTTTGCACCCCAGGAgtcagacaccctcttctaccACGCCCCTCCCCTTTCAGCAATCACATTTAAAAGACAGTTCATGTGCAAGCTCTGCCATAGGACATTCAAGACCGCCTTCAGTCTTTGGAGTCATGAGCAGACACACAATTAA
- the Zbtb21 gene encoding zinc finger and BTB domain-containing protein 21 isoform X4, whose translation MHSVQRAPKHSGEEERRKMCTCQINCRMEGLLHYINPAHAISLLSALNEERLKGQLCDVLLIVGDQKFRAHKNVLAASKQGNHERLCRNATVCPYCSLRFFSPALKQEHEDRCEYKKLTCLECMRTFKSSFSIWRHQVEVHNQNNMASAENISLPTLDHNGEVAAASRPQAEPTKVNHAAAPKEDTAFSDSSEQVNFDSEDSSCLPEDLSLSKQLKVQVKEEPVEEAEEEAPEASAAPREAGPSKEAGLWPCEKCGKMFTAHKQLERHQELLCSVKPFICHVCHKAFRTNFRLWSHFQSHMSQATEEPAQKEAEVCPVPTNSPSPPPLPPPPPLPKIQPLEPDSPTGLPENPTPATEKLFAPQESDTLFYHAPPLSAITFKRQFMCKLCHRTFKTAFSLWSHEQTHN comes from the exons ATGCACAGTGTACAGCGGGCTCCCAAACACtcgggagaggaagagagaaggaagatgtgTACTTGCCAG ATAAACTGCAGGATGGAGGGACTGCTGCATTACATCAACCCAGCACATGCCATCTCTCTGCTCAGCGCCCTCAATGAGGAGCGCCTCAAGGGACAGCTGTGTGATGTACTCCTGATTGTTGGGGACCAGAAGTTCCGAGCTCATAAGAACGTCTTGGCTGCCAGCA AGCAAGGCAACCACGAGCGCTTGTGCCGGAACGCCACCGTTTGCCCTTACTGCAGCCTCAGGTTCTTCTCCCCCGCGCTGAAGCAGGAGCATGAGGACAGGTGTGAGTACAAAAAGCTGACCTGCCTGGAGTGTATGCGCACCTTCAAGTCTTCCTTCAGCATCTGGCGGCACCAGGTAGAAGTGCACAACCAGAACAACATGGCTTCAGCAGAGAACATCTCCTTGCCCACCCTGGACCACAACGGTGAAGTGGCAGCTGCTTCCAGGCCTCAGGCTGAGCCTACCAAGGTAAACCATGCGGCTGCTCCAAAAGAGGACACAGCGTTTAGTGACTCTTCAGAGCAAGTGAACTTCGATTCTGAGgattcctcctgcctccctgaAGACTTGAGTCTTTCAAAGCAACTGAAAGTCCAAGTCAAAGAGGAGCCTgtggaggaggctgaggaggaggctCCTGAGGCCAGTGCAGCTCCCAGGGAGGCTGGCCCCAGCAAGGAGGCTGGTCTGTGGCCTTGCGAGAAATGTGGGAAGATGTTCACAGCACACAAGCAGCTGGAGCGACACCAGGAGCTGCTGTGTTCCGTGAAGCCCTTCATCTGCCATGTGTGCCACAAAGCCTTCCGTACCAACTTCCGGCTTTGGAGTCACTTCCAGTCCCACATGTCTCAGGCCACAGAGGAGCCTGCACAGAAAGAGGCTGAGGTGTGTCCTGTGCCCACAAactccccatcaccaccacctctgcctcctccaccacCCTTGCCCAAGATCCAGCCTCTGGAGCCCGACAGCCCCACAGGCCTTCCTGAGAACCCAACCCCAGCCACAGAGAAGCTGTTTGCACCCCAGGAgtcagacaccctcttctaccACGCCCCTCCCCTTTCAGCAATCACATTTAAAAGACAGTTCATGTGCAAGCTCTGCCATAGGACATTCAAGACCGCCTTCAGTCTTTGGAGTCATGAGCAGACACACAATTAA
- the Zbtb21 gene encoding zinc finger and BTB domain-containing protein 21 isoform X1, with the protein MHSVQRAPKHSGEEERRKMCTCQINCRMEGLLHYINPAHAISLLSALNEERLKGQLCDVLLIVGDQKFRAHKNVLAASSEYFQSLFTNKENEAQTVFQLDFCEPDAFDNVLNYIYSSSLFVEKGSLAAVQELGYSLGISFLTNIVAKAPQAPFPACPNRKRVPVEDDETSSQKRSVIVCQGRSEVPGKASGPAVQDLSLAARSSPSGAVKTSTNKPHVAKPPEQLHSLSLTEKSWPKDSAAVYAKSLEQPGALDDPNRGSLVKRNAVLPPKPSQDREATDDKPGVSSQLPKGKAIELALKRPRPPVLSLRSSSETPYLLKETSKGGGQGEDRNLLYYSKLGLVVPSSGPASANQSIDRSGPLVKSLLRRSLSMDSQVPVYSPSIDLKLSQGSSTAANEAPGSVFCAVSQKSSLKDGSEKKALDDRPQALQPHRLRSFSASQSTDREGTSPVTEVRIKTEPSSPLSDPSDIIRVTVGDAATATRDLPLKAEEDQRDISRLPAKRRFQADRRSPLKKARANEHGPSVSEENCEEDRSPPSLDSNFPDSELNREEFGELEGTRPNKKFKCKHCLKIFRSTAGLHRHVNMYHNPEKPYTCDICHKRFHTNFKVWTHCQTQHGIVKNPSPASSSHAVLDEKFQRKLIDIVREREIKKALIIKLRRSKPGFQGQSSSPAQQVIKRNLRSRAKGAYICAYCGKAYRFLSQFKQHIKMHPGERPLGVSRAAKPKERALAHAVESKEVYPCRLCNAKLSSLLEQGNHERLCRNATVCPYCSLRFFSPALKQEHEDRCEYKKLTCLECMRTFKSSFSIWRHQVEVHNQNNMASAENISLPTLDHNGEVAAASRPQAEPTKVNHAAAPKEDTAFSDSSEQVNFDSEDSSCLPEDLSLSKQLKVQVKEEPVEEAEEEAPEASAAPREAGPSKEAGLWPCEKCGKMFTAHKQLERHQELLCSVKPFICHVCHKAFRTNFRLWSHFQSHMSQATEEPAQKEAEVCPVPTNSPSPPPLPPPPPLPKIQPLEPDSPTGLPENPTPATEKLFAPQESDTLFYHAPPLSAITFKRQFMCKLCHRTFKTAFSLWSHEQTHN; encoded by the exons ATGCACAGTGTACAGCGGGCTCCCAAACACtcgggagaggaagagagaaggaagatgtgTACTTGCCAG ATAAACTGCAGGATGGAGGGACTGCTGCATTACATCAACCCAGCACATGCCATCTCTCTGCTCAGCGCCCTCAATGAGGAGCGCCTCAAGGGACAGCTGTGTGATGTACTCCTGATTGTTGGGGACCAGAAGTTCCGAGCTCATAAGAACGTCTTGGCTGCCAGCAGTGAGTACTTCCAGAGTTTATTCACGAATAAGGAGAACGAGGCACAGACTGTCTTTCAGCTGGACTTCTGTGAGCCTGATGCTTTTGACAACGTTCTGAACTACATTTACTCTTCCTCCCTTTTTGTGGAGAAGGGCAGCCTTGCTGCTGTGCAAGAGCTGGGGTATAGCCTTGGTATCTCCTTCCTGACCAACATCGTTGCCAAAGCCCCTCAGGCTCCTTTTCCAGCCTGTCCCAACAGGAAAAGAGTGCCGGTGGAAGATGATGAGACCAGCTCTCAAAAGCGAAGTGTCATCGTGTGTCAGGGCAGAAGCGAAGTGCCAGGGAAAGCCAGTGGTCCAGCCGTGCAGGACCTCAGCCTTGCTGCCCGGTCCTCCCCGAGTGGTGCAGTCAAGACCAGCACCAATAAGCCACATGTGGCCAAGCCGCCAGAGCAGCTTCACAGTCTGTCCTTAACTGAAAAGAGTTGGCCGAAGGATAGTGCTGCGGTATATGCAAAGTCTCTGGAACAGCCTGGGGCTTTGGATGATCCTAACAGGGGCAGTTTGGTTAAGAGAAACGCAGTCCTACCCCCAAAGCCTTCACAAGACAGGGAGGCCACGGACGATAAGCCTGGGGTGAGCAGCCAGCTTCCCAAGGGGAAGGCTATAGAGCTGGCTCTGAAGAGACCACGGCCACCTGTTCTGTCTCTTCGTAGCTCATCTGAGACTCCATATCTCTTAAAAGAAACTAGCAAAGGAGGTGGTCAGGGGGAGGATAGGAACTTGCTGTACTACTCTAAGCTAGGCCTGGTGGTTCCATCCAGTGGGCCTGCTTCTGCAAACCAGAGCATTGACAGAAGTGGCCCATTAGTGAAAAGCCTCCTCAGGCGGTCACTGTCTATGGACAGCCAGGTTCCTGTTTACTCCCCCTCTATAGATTTAAAGTTATCCCAGGGATCATCCACAGCAGCAAATGAGGCACCAGGCAGTGTGTTCTGTGCAGTGTCTCAAAAGTCATCTTTAAAAGATGGCAGTGAAAAAAAAGCCCTGGATGACAGGCCTCAAGCTCTCCAGCCTCATCGCCTCAGGTCCTTTAGTGCTTCTCAGTCAACAGACAGGGAGGGGACCTCCCCTGTGACTGAGGTGCGCATTAAGACTGAGCCTAGCAGCCCTCTGTCGGACCCTTCAGACATCATCCGGGTCACCGTGGGAGATGCAGCAACGGCTACAAGAGACCTGCCCCTCAAAGCAGAGGAAGACCAGAGGGATATTAGCAGACTCCCAGCAAAGAGAAGGTTCCAGGCAGACAGAAGGTCACCCTTGAAGAAAGCAAGGGCAAATGAGCATGGGCCTTCTGTCTCAGAAGAGAACTGTGAGGAGGACAGGAGCCCTCCTTCCCTTGACAGCAACTTCCCAGATTCTGAATTAAACAGAGAGGAGTTTGGTGAGTTGGAGGGGACGagaccaaacaaaaaatttaaatgcaaaCATTGCCTTAAGATTTTTAGATCAACCGCGGGTCTTCACCGCCATGTTAACATGTACCATAACCCAGAGAAGCCTTACACTTGTGACATCTGTCACAAGAGGTTTCATACCAACTTCAAAGTGTGGACACACTGTCAGACCCAACACGGCATAGTGAAGAACCCATCGCCAGCCTCTAGTTCCCATGCAGTTTTGGATGAGAAATTCCAAAGAAAACTGATTGACatagtgagagagagggagattaaGAAGGCCCTGATCATTAAGCTGAGGCGCAGCAAGCCTGGCTTCCAGGGACAGAGTAGCTCCCCAGCACAGCAAGTCATCAAGAGGAACTTGCGCTCCCGAGCCAAAGGGGCCTACATTTGTGCCTACTGTGGCAAGGCATACCGTTTTCTCTCTCAGTTTAAGCAGCACATAAAGATGCACCCGGGAGAGAGGCCCCTCGGAGTGAGCAGAGCTGCTAAGCCGAAAGAGCGGGCTCTGGCACACGCGGTAGAGAGCAAGGAGGTTTACCCGTGCCGCCTCTGTAATGCTAAGCTCTCTTCTCTTCTAGAGCAAGGCAACCACGAGCGCTTGTGCCGGAACGCCACCGTTTGCCCTTACTGCAGCCTCAGGTTCTTCTCCCCCGCGCTGAAGCAGGAGCATGAGGACAGGTGTGAGTACAAAAAGCTGACCTGCCTGGAGTGTATGCGCACCTTCAAGTCTTCCTTCAGCATCTGGCGGCACCAGGTAGAAGTGCACAACCAGAACAACATGGCTTCAGCAGAGAACATCTCCTTGCCCACCCTGGACCACAACGGTGAAGTGGCAGCTGCTTCCAGGCCTCAGGCTGAGCCTACCAAGGTAAACCATGCGGCTGCTCCAAAAGAGGACACAGCGTTTAGTGACTCTTCAGAGCAAGTGAACTTCGATTCTGAGgattcctcctgcctccctgaAGACTTGAGTCTTTCAAAGCAACTGAAAGTCCAAGTCAAAGAGGAGCCTgtggaggaggctgaggaggaggctCCTGAGGCCAGTGCAGCTCCCAGGGAGGCTGGCCCCAGCAAGGAGGCTGGTCTGTGGCCTTGCGAGAAATGTGGGAAGATGTTCACAGCACACAAGCAGCTGGAGCGACACCAGGAGCTGCTGTGTTCCGTGAAGCCCTTCATCTGCCATGTGTGCCACAAAGCCTTCCGTACCAACTTCCGGCTTTGGAGTCACTTCCAGTCCCACATGTCTCAGGCCACAGAGGAGCCTGCACAGAAAGAGGCTGAGGTGTGTCCTGTGCCCACAAactccccatcaccaccacctctgcctcctccaccacCCTTGCCCAAGATCCAGCCTCTGGAGCCCGACAGCCCCACAGGCCTTCCTGAGAACCCAACCCCAGCCACAGAGAAGCTGTTTGCACCCCAGGAgtcagacaccctcttctaccACGCCCCTCCCCTTTCAGCAATCACATTTAAAAGACAGTTCATGTGCAAGCTCTGCCATAGGACATTCAAGACCGCCTTCAGTCTTTGGAGTCATGAGCAGACACACAATTAA
- the Zbtb21 gene encoding zinc finger and BTB domain-containing protein 21 isoform X2: MEGLLHYINPAHAISLLSALNEERLKGQLCDVLLIVGDQKFRAHKNVLAASSEYFQSLFTNKENEAQTVFQLDFCEPDAFDNVLNYIYSSSLFVEKGSLAAVQELGYSLGISFLTNIVAKAPQAPFPACPNRKRVPVEDDETSSQKRSVIVCQGRSEVPGKASGPAVQDLSLAARSSPSGAVKTSTNKPHVAKPPEQLHSLSLTEKSWPKDSAAVYAKSLEQPGALDDPNRGSLVKRNAVLPPKPSQDREATDDKPGVSSQLPKGKAIELALKRPRPPVLSLRSSSETPYLLKETSKGGGQGEDRNLLYYSKLGLVVPSSGPASANQSIDRSGPLVKSLLRRSLSMDSQVPVYSPSIDLKLSQGSSTAANEAPGSVFCAVSQKSSLKDGSEKKALDDRPQALQPHRLRSFSASQSTDREGTSPVTEVRIKTEPSSPLSDPSDIIRVTVGDAATATRDLPLKAEEDQRDISRLPAKRRFQADRRSPLKKARANEHGPSVSEENCEEDRSPPSLDSNFPDSELNREEFGELEGTRPNKKFKCKHCLKIFRSTAGLHRHVNMYHNPEKPYTCDICHKRFHTNFKVWTHCQTQHGIVKNPSPASSSHAVLDEKFQRKLIDIVREREIKKALIIKLRRSKPGFQGQSSSPAQQVIKRNLRSRAKGAYICAYCGKAYRFLSQFKQHIKMHPGERPLGVSRAAKPKERALAHAVESKEVYPCRLCNAKLSSLLEQGNHERLCRNATVCPYCSLRFFSPALKQEHEDRCEYKKLTCLECMRTFKSSFSIWRHQVEVHNQNNMASAENISLPTLDHNGEVAAASRPQAEPTKVNHAAAPKEDTAFSDSSEQVNFDSEDSSCLPEDLSLSKQLKVQVKEEPVEEAEEEAPEASAAPREAGPSKEAGLWPCEKCGKMFTAHKQLERHQELLCSVKPFICHVCHKAFRTNFRLWSHFQSHMSQATEEPAQKEAEVCPVPTNSPSPPPLPPPPPLPKIQPLEPDSPTGLPENPTPATEKLFAPQESDTLFYHAPPLSAITFKRQFMCKLCHRTFKTAFSLWSHEQTHN, from the coding sequence ATGGAGGGACTGCTGCATTACATCAACCCAGCACATGCCATCTCTCTGCTCAGCGCCCTCAATGAGGAGCGCCTCAAGGGACAGCTGTGTGATGTACTCCTGATTGTTGGGGACCAGAAGTTCCGAGCTCATAAGAACGTCTTGGCTGCCAGCAGTGAGTACTTCCAGAGTTTATTCACGAATAAGGAGAACGAGGCACAGACTGTCTTTCAGCTGGACTTCTGTGAGCCTGATGCTTTTGACAACGTTCTGAACTACATTTACTCTTCCTCCCTTTTTGTGGAGAAGGGCAGCCTTGCTGCTGTGCAAGAGCTGGGGTATAGCCTTGGTATCTCCTTCCTGACCAACATCGTTGCCAAAGCCCCTCAGGCTCCTTTTCCAGCCTGTCCCAACAGGAAAAGAGTGCCGGTGGAAGATGATGAGACCAGCTCTCAAAAGCGAAGTGTCATCGTGTGTCAGGGCAGAAGCGAAGTGCCAGGGAAAGCCAGTGGTCCAGCCGTGCAGGACCTCAGCCTTGCTGCCCGGTCCTCCCCGAGTGGTGCAGTCAAGACCAGCACCAATAAGCCACATGTGGCCAAGCCGCCAGAGCAGCTTCACAGTCTGTCCTTAACTGAAAAGAGTTGGCCGAAGGATAGTGCTGCGGTATATGCAAAGTCTCTGGAACAGCCTGGGGCTTTGGATGATCCTAACAGGGGCAGTTTGGTTAAGAGAAACGCAGTCCTACCCCCAAAGCCTTCACAAGACAGGGAGGCCACGGACGATAAGCCTGGGGTGAGCAGCCAGCTTCCCAAGGGGAAGGCTATAGAGCTGGCTCTGAAGAGACCACGGCCACCTGTTCTGTCTCTTCGTAGCTCATCTGAGACTCCATATCTCTTAAAAGAAACTAGCAAAGGAGGTGGTCAGGGGGAGGATAGGAACTTGCTGTACTACTCTAAGCTAGGCCTGGTGGTTCCATCCAGTGGGCCTGCTTCTGCAAACCAGAGCATTGACAGAAGTGGCCCATTAGTGAAAAGCCTCCTCAGGCGGTCACTGTCTATGGACAGCCAGGTTCCTGTTTACTCCCCCTCTATAGATTTAAAGTTATCCCAGGGATCATCCACAGCAGCAAATGAGGCACCAGGCAGTGTGTTCTGTGCAGTGTCTCAAAAGTCATCTTTAAAAGATGGCAGTGAAAAAAAAGCCCTGGATGACAGGCCTCAAGCTCTCCAGCCTCATCGCCTCAGGTCCTTTAGTGCTTCTCAGTCAACAGACAGGGAGGGGACCTCCCCTGTGACTGAGGTGCGCATTAAGACTGAGCCTAGCAGCCCTCTGTCGGACCCTTCAGACATCATCCGGGTCACCGTGGGAGATGCAGCAACGGCTACAAGAGACCTGCCCCTCAAAGCAGAGGAAGACCAGAGGGATATTAGCAGACTCCCAGCAAAGAGAAGGTTCCAGGCAGACAGAAGGTCACCCTTGAAGAAAGCAAGGGCAAATGAGCATGGGCCTTCTGTCTCAGAAGAGAACTGTGAGGAGGACAGGAGCCCTCCTTCCCTTGACAGCAACTTCCCAGATTCTGAATTAAACAGAGAGGAGTTTGGTGAGTTGGAGGGGACGagaccaaacaaaaaatttaaatgcaaaCATTGCCTTAAGATTTTTAGATCAACCGCGGGTCTTCACCGCCATGTTAACATGTACCATAACCCAGAGAAGCCTTACACTTGTGACATCTGTCACAAGAGGTTTCATACCAACTTCAAAGTGTGGACACACTGTCAGACCCAACACGGCATAGTGAAGAACCCATCGCCAGCCTCTAGTTCCCATGCAGTTTTGGATGAGAAATTCCAAAGAAAACTGATTGACatagtgagagagagggagattaaGAAGGCCCTGATCATTAAGCTGAGGCGCAGCAAGCCTGGCTTCCAGGGACAGAGTAGCTCCCCAGCACAGCAAGTCATCAAGAGGAACTTGCGCTCCCGAGCCAAAGGGGCCTACATTTGTGCCTACTGTGGCAAGGCATACCGTTTTCTCTCTCAGTTTAAGCAGCACATAAAGATGCACCCGGGAGAGAGGCCCCTCGGAGTGAGCAGAGCTGCTAAGCCGAAAGAGCGGGCTCTGGCACACGCGGTAGAGAGCAAGGAGGTTTACCCGTGCCGCCTCTGTAATGCTAAGCTCTCTTCTCTTCTAGAGCAAGGCAACCACGAGCGCTTGTGCCGGAACGCCACCGTTTGCCCTTACTGCAGCCTCAGGTTCTTCTCCCCCGCGCTGAAGCAGGAGCATGAGGACAGGTGTGAGTACAAAAAGCTGACCTGCCTGGAGTGTATGCGCACCTTCAAGTCTTCCTTCAGCATCTGGCGGCACCAGGTAGAAGTGCACAACCAGAACAACATGGCTTCAGCAGAGAACATCTCCTTGCCCACCCTGGACCACAACGGTGAAGTGGCAGCTGCTTCCAGGCCTCAGGCTGAGCCTACCAAGGTAAACCATGCGGCTGCTCCAAAAGAGGACACAGCGTTTAGTGACTCTTCAGAGCAAGTGAACTTCGATTCTGAGgattcctcctgcctccctgaAGACTTGAGTCTTTCAAAGCAACTGAAAGTCCAAGTCAAAGAGGAGCCTgtggaggaggctgaggaggaggctCCTGAGGCCAGTGCAGCTCCCAGGGAGGCTGGCCCCAGCAAGGAGGCTGGTCTGTGGCCTTGCGAGAAATGTGGGAAGATGTTCACAGCACACAAGCAGCTGGAGCGACACCAGGAGCTGCTGTGTTCCGTGAAGCCCTTCATCTGCCATGTGTGCCACAAAGCCTTCCGTACCAACTTCCGGCTTTGGAGTCACTTCCAGTCCCACATGTCTCAGGCCACAGAGGAGCCTGCACAGAAAGAGGCTGAGGTGTGTCCTGTGCCCACAAactccccatcaccaccacctctgcctcctccaccacCCTTGCCCAAGATCCAGCCTCTGGAGCCCGACAGCCCCACAGGCCTTCCTGAGAACCCAACCCCAGCCACAGAGAAGCTGTTTGCACCCCAGGAgtcagacaccctcttctaccACGCCCCTCCCCTTTCAGCAATCACATTTAAAAGACAGTTCATGTGCAAGCTCTGCCATAGGACATTCAAGACCGCCTTCAGTCTTTGGAGTCATGAGCAGACACACAATTAA